One segment of Pontibacter akesuensis DNA contains the following:
- a CDS encoding peptidylprolyl isomerase, with the protein MKKTFILPLCRSMLLVGCLLPLTNCNNGAENANGEQTAASADDEQTLEPLTEENAVAKLKAFGQNNQDSIAVIGTRYGEIKVRLYKDTPLHRANFVRLARSGFYNQGEFYRVIEGFAIQGGDSDERTISQGSYKIPPEHNPKHIHKRGALAMARYGDDRNPDKESSSHNFYIVTGESVSREELLAFEQKHGIDYTPAQEQTYLAVGGEPGLDTEYTVFGEVLEGMDVVEKIEKEPVDASDWPRQIIPHTIKIVEE; encoded by the coding sequence ATGAAAAAAACTTTTATATTACCATTGTGCCGCAGCATGTTACTGGTAGGCTGCCTGTTGCCCCTCACCAACTGTAACAACGGCGCTGAAAATGCGAACGGAGAGCAGACAGCAGCTTCAGCCGATGATGAGCAGACACTGGAGCCATTAACAGAGGAAAATGCGGTGGCCAAACTGAAGGCTTTCGGGCAAAACAACCAGGACAGCATCGCGGTGATCGGAACTCGTTATGGCGAAATAAAAGTGCGGCTTTACAAAGACACGCCTTTGCACCGCGCCAACTTTGTGCGGCTTGCCCGGTCCGGCTTCTACAACCAGGGGGAGTTTTACCGGGTAATAGAGGGCTTTGCCATACAGGGCGGTGACTCAGACGAGCGAACCATCAGCCAGGGATCTTATAAAATACCTCCCGAACATAACCCAAAGCACATCCACAAGCGTGGCGCACTCGCTATGGCGCGCTACGGCGACGACCGCAATCCGGACAAGGAGTCGTCTTCGCATAACTTCTACATCGTTACCGGCGAGTCGGTTTCGAGGGAAGAGTTGCTGGCGTTTGAGCAGAAACATGGTATAGACTATACCCCGGCACAAGAGCAAACGTATCTGGCTGTGGGCGGCGAGCCGGGGCTGGATACAGAGTATACTGTTTTCGGGGAGGTGCTGGAAGGCATGGATGTAGTAGAGAAAATTGAGAAGGAACCAGTGGATGCCTCAGACTGGCCCCGCCAGATCATTCCGCACACCATCAAGATTGTGGAGGAATAG
- a CDS encoding M13 family metallopeptidase produces MKKHYLLSYPAVFAALLLGSCSSSSGTDGAVTSGTPATEAPAMNMGRGIDLANLDTTANPCEDFYQYANGGWLANNPIPASESRWGSFNELADKNNAVLRELLLEASSNTTAPKGSAAQLIGDYYAVGMDSVAANQAGIKPIQPELDKIKSIKTTDDLIKTVADLKTKGISGFFSMYVSQDDKVSTQYALQAGQGGLGLPDRDYYLKDDERSKTIRTAYQEHLRNTFQLLGDDAAAAQKKAQTVMRIETKLAEASKARVDLRDPYANYNKMTIQEFAKQNPNLKISQMLTNMGATAAKEIIVGQPAFFKELNAMLKSVPVEDWKTYTRWHLARTMAPYLSQDFVQENFNFYGKVLSGAKEMQPRWKRVLRATDSALGEALGQLYVEKTFSPEAKQKAITMVNNLQEAFKEHVRDLEWMSDETKQRALQKLDAFAVKIGYPDKWEDYKGLDISRDSYAANVMRASQFAFRDNIGKIGKPVDREEWFMSPPTVNAYYNPSMNEIVFPAGILQPPFFDPNADDAVNYGGMGAVIGHELTHGFDDQGAKYDYQGNLKDWWSTADLEKFNARASAVADQYDQYTVLDNLHVNGRLTLGENIADIGGLNIAYTALQKALENNNPEKIAGLTPEQRFFLAWAQIWRVNMRDEAQNQQILTDPHSPGRFRTNGPLANMPQFYEAFGCEPSDPMVRSDQERIKIW; encoded by the coding sequence ATGAAAAAGCATTATTTGTTATCCTATCCGGCTGTTTTCGCAGCCCTGCTGCTGGGGAGTTGCAGTTCCTCGTCGGGTACCGACGGGGCGGTAACTTCCGGCACGCCCGCCACCGAGGCGCCAGCCATGAATATGGGCCGTGGTATTGACCTGGCAAACCTTGATACCACCGCCAACCCATGCGAAGACTTCTACCAGTATGCCAACGGCGGCTGGCTGGCAAACAATCCGATCCCGGCCTCGGAAAGCCGGTGGGGCTCTTTTAACGAACTAGCTGATAAAAACAACGCTGTATTGCGCGAATTGCTGCTGGAGGCATCATCAAACACCACGGCACCGAAAGGCTCTGCGGCTCAGTTAATAGGCGATTACTACGCGGTGGGCATGGACTCGGTGGCCGCCAACCAGGCTGGCATAAAACCAATACAGCCTGAGCTGGACAAGATCAAAAGCATCAAAACTACCGATGATTTGATCAAGACGGTAGCCGACCTGAAGACCAAGGGAATTAGTGGCTTCTTCAGCATGTATGTGTCGCAGGATGATAAGGTGAGCACGCAGTATGCGCTACAGGCAGGCCAGGGAGGGCTCGGACTGCCAGACCGCGATTATTACCTGAAAGACGACGAGCGCTCCAAAACTATCCGAACTGCTTACCAGGAGCACCTGCGCAATACGTTCCAGTTGCTGGGTGATGACGCGGCCGCAGCCCAAAAAAAAGCCCAGACGGTGATGCGCATCGAAACCAAGCTGGCGGAGGCCTCCAAAGCCCGTGTAGATCTGCGCGACCCCTACGCGAACTACAACAAGATGACTATTCAGGAGTTTGCCAAGCAGAACCCGAACCTGAAGATAAGCCAGATGCTCACCAACATGGGTGCTACGGCGGCCAAGGAAATTATTGTGGGGCAGCCGGCATTCTTTAAAGAGCTTAACGCCATGCTGAAAAGCGTACCGGTGGAAGACTGGAAAACCTATACCCGCTGGCACCTTGCCCGTACCATGGCCCCATACCTAAGCCAGGACTTTGTGCAGGAGAACTTCAACTTCTATGGCAAAGTGCTGAGCGGCGCCAAAGAGATGCAGCCCCGCTGGAAGCGTGTGCTTCGTGCCACCGACAGCGCTTTGGGTGAAGCCCTGGGTCAGTTGTATGTAGAAAAAACATTCTCGCCGGAGGCCAAACAGAAAGCCATCACGATGGTAAACAACCTGCAGGAGGCTTTTAAGGAGCATGTGCGCGACCTGGAGTGGATGAGCGATGAAACCAAGCAGCGCGCGCTGCAGAAACTGGATGCTTTTGCCGTTAAAATCGGTTATCCGGATAAGTGGGAGGATTACAAGGGACTTGATATTAGCCGTGACTCCTATGCCGCCAACGTGATGCGGGCGAGCCAGTTTGCCTTCCGCGACAACATCGGGAAGATTGGAAAGCCGGTAGACCGTGAGGAGTGGTTTATGTCGCCGCCAACGGTGAATGCCTACTACAACCCAAGTATGAATGAGATCGTGTTCCCGGCTGGCATCCTGCAGCCGCCGTTCTTCGATCCGAATGCCGATGATGCGGTAAATTACGGAGGAATGGGTGCCGTGATAGGGCATGAACTGACGCACGGGTTCGATGATCAGGGAGCCAAGTATGATTACCAGGGCAACCTGAAGGATTGGTGGTCGACGGCGGATCTGGAGAAATTCAACGCCCGGGCCAGCGCCGTAGCCGATCAGTACGACCAGTACACGGTACTCGATAACCTGCACGTGAACGGCCGCTTGACGTTGGGCGAGAACATTGCCGACATCGGAGGCCTGAACATTGCCTACACCGCACTGCAGAAGGCCCTGGAGAACAACAACCCAGAAAAAATTGCAGGACTGACGCCAGAGCAGCGGTTCTTCCTGGCCTGGGCCCAGATCTGGCGCGTAAACATGCGTGACGAGGCGCAGAACCAGCAGATTTTAACCGATCCGCACTCGCCGGGCCGCTTCCGTACCAACGGCCCACTTGCAAACATGCCGCAGTTTTACGAAGCTTTCGGCTGTGAGCCAAGCGACCCAATGGTGCGCAGCGATCAGGAAAGAATTAAGATCTGGTAA
- a CDS encoding quinone oxidoreductase family protein: MKAVYLEDIDQPFTLIDTDKPAAGPGEVVVQVKAAALNRRDVWIQKGKYFLKEYPAILGSDCAGVVTEVGEGVDASWINQEVLVDPGSNWGDNPRVHAAKYTILGMPEQGAFAEYVKVPADNLHRKPQHMSFEEAAALPLAGVTAYRALFTKCELQPGEKVLVTGAGGGVALFAIQFALAAGAEVWVTSGSEEKIQVAKELGAAGGVNYKQENWGKELKSQAGGFDVIIDSAGGEGFVQLVKLAKPGGRLSMYGGTTGMVGQINPAELFWKQLSIYGSTMGTAQDFADMLKLVEEKQIKPVVDVTFPLEEAEQAMRYMEEGKQFGKIVLQVK; the protein is encoded by the coding sequence ATGAAAGCCGTATACTTAGAGGACATTGACCAGCCATTTACACTGATAGATACTGATAAGCCAGCCGCCGGACCCGGTGAGGTGGTGGTACAGGTGAAGGCCGCTGCCCTGAACCGCCGCGATGTATGGATACAAAAGGGCAAATACTTTTTAAAGGAATACCCGGCCATACTTGGCTCAGACTGCGCCGGTGTGGTAACGGAAGTGGGGGAGGGCGTGGATGCCTCCTGGATAAACCAAGAAGTGCTGGTTGATCCCGGGAGCAATTGGGGCGACAATCCGCGCGTGCACGCGGCCAAGTATACCATATTGGGTATGCCCGAGCAGGGTGCCTTCGCCGAATACGTGAAAGTGCCTGCCGACAACCTGCACCGCAAGCCGCAGCACATGAGCTTCGAAGAGGCGGCGGCCCTGCCCTTGGCAGGTGTTACCGCCTACCGCGCCCTGTTCACAAAGTGTGAGCTGCAGCCCGGCGAAAAAGTGCTGGTAACAGGTGCAGGCGGTGGCGTGGCTTTGTTTGCAATACAGTTTGCTCTCGCGGCCGGTGCTGAAGTATGGGTAACCTCCGGATCAGAAGAAAAGATTCAGGTGGCCAAAGAACTAGGTGCAGCGGGAGGTGTTAACTACAAGCAGGAAAACTGGGGCAAAGAGTTGAAAAGCCAGGCTGGTGGCTTTGATGTGATTATTGACAGCGCCGGCGGCGAGGGCTTTGTGCAACTGGTGAAACTGGCAAAGCCGGGCGGGCGGTTAAGCATGTATGGCGGCACCACGGGCATGGTCGGGCAGATCAATCCGGCCGAGCTTTTCTGGAAGCAGCTCTCCATCTACGGAAGCACCATGGGTACCGCACAGGACTTCGCTGACATGCTGAAACTGGTGGAGGAGAAGCAGATAAAGCCGGTGGTGGATGTGACGTTTCCGCTGGAGGAGGCCGAGCAGGCCATGCGCTATATGGAAGAAGGAAAGCAGTTTGGCAAGATTGTGCTGCAGGTGAAGTAA
- a CDS encoding GNAT family N-acetyltransferase, giving the protein MNTNHTIRQASTEDIPAIKRLADETWEPTYKSILSKEQIDYMFEVIYSEAALEAQMKEGQTFLLLLEEAQPVGFAAYSVKDAEASVYKLNKIYLLPQTQGKGYGKILLQEVEQQAKKAGAAILDLNVNRHNNAKAFYERAGYHVHQQEDIAIGPYWMNDYVMRKAL; this is encoded by the coding sequence ATGAACACAAACCACACCATTCGCCAAGCCAGTACAGAGGACATCCCGGCCATCAAAAGATTAGCCGACGAAACCTGGGAGCCAACGTACAAGAGCATTTTGTCTAAAGAGCAGATAGATTACATGTTTGAGGTGATCTACTCAGAAGCGGCGCTGGAAGCGCAAATGAAGGAGGGGCAGACGTTTTTGCTCCTGCTCGAGGAAGCGCAACCGGTGGGGTTTGCGGCCTATTCCGTAAAAGACGCGGAAGCAAGCGTATACAAGCTGAACAAGATTTACCTGCTCCCGCAGACCCAGGGGAAGGGCTATGGCAAAATTCTGCTGCAGGAGGTAGAGCAGCAGGCAAAGAAAGCCGGCGCTGCCATACTTGACCTGAACGTAAACCGCCACAACAACGCCAAGGCCTTTTACGAACGCGCCGGCTACCACGTGCACCAGCAGGAAGACATTGCCATCGGCCCCTACTGGATGAACGACTATGTGATGCGCAAGGCGCTCTAA
- a CDS encoding S8 family serine peptidase — MKNSLHLKKLMRSVLFGAAVATSACTFTACSEETGDIAEPVAVQAESQNGAIIEGQFIVVFNKDGNERLSGTQTYAQRLEAVRNLTQSVLEANGISNVQIEQAYGQALYGVAAKMSATEAEKLRRDPRVAYIEPDRIVMLAKPGSGGSGGAAEVIPYGISRVGGGAGNASSATAWVIDTGVDLDHPDLNVDVARSVTMFTSGRDAGSADDGNGHGSHVAGTIAAIDNEIGVIGVVPGAKVVGVKVLDSRGSGSYSGVIAGVDYVAANGKSGDVANMSLGGPVSQALDDAVVAAAGKGIKFALAAGNDGADANNSSPARANHANVYTVSAMDSGDRFASFSNFGNPPVDFCAPGVGINSTWKDGGYNTISGTSMASPHVAGLLLLGNVNTDGTVNGDPDGNADPIAHK; from the coding sequence ATGAAAAACAGTTTACACTTGAAAAAACTGATGCGCTCAGTTTTGTTTGGCGCAGCCGTAGCAACATCAGCCTGTACATTCACTGCTTGCAGCGAAGAAACCGGAGACATAGCCGAGCCGGTTGCGGTTCAGGCAGAGAGTCAAAATGGTGCTATTATTGAAGGGCAGTTTATAGTTGTATTTAATAAAGATGGTAACGAGCGCCTAAGTGGCACTCAGACGTATGCGCAGCGCCTGGAGGCCGTGCGTAACCTGACGCAAAGTGTGCTGGAGGCCAACGGCATCAGCAACGTGCAGATAGAGCAAGCCTACGGCCAGGCGTTGTATGGTGTGGCCGCCAAAATGTCTGCAACAGAAGCAGAGAAACTGCGCCGTGATCCGCGTGTGGCCTACATTGAGCCAGATCGCATTGTGATGCTGGCCAAGCCTGGCTCCGGTGGTTCCGGAGGAGCTGCAGAAGTAATTCCTTATGGTATTTCTCGCGTTGGCGGAGGAGCTGGTAATGCCTCTTCGGCTACAGCTTGGGTAATTGACACTGGCGTAGACCTGGATCACCCAGACCTGAACGTTGACGTAGCCCGAAGTGTAACTATGTTCACAAGCGGCAGAGATGCCGGAAGCGCTGACGACGGCAACGGACACGGCTCGCACGTGGCAGGTACTATTGCCGCCATCGACAATGAAATCGGTGTGATTGGCGTAGTGCCAGGCGCAAAGGTAGTAGGCGTGAAAGTACTTGACTCGCGCGGTAGCGGTTCTTATTCCGGCGTTATCGCTGGTGTGGACTATGTGGCTGCCAACGGAAAAAGTGGTGATGTAGCCAACATGAGCCTTGGAGGCCCTGTTTCCCAGGCACTGGATGATGCAGTTGTTGCCGCCGCCGGTAAAGGAATCAAGTTTGCCCTGGCTGCCGGTAACGATGGTGCCGATGCGAACAATTCATCGCCAGCCCGCGCAAACCATGCTAACGTTTACACGGTGTCTGCCATGGATAGCGGTGATAGATTCGCCTCTTTTTCTAACTTCGGCAACCCGCCGGTAGATTTCTGCGCTCCTGGTGTTGGTATCAACTCTACCTGGAAAGACGGTGGCTACAACACGATCAGCGGTACGTCGATGGCTTCGCCGCACGTAGCTGGCCTGCTGTTGTTAGGAAACGTCAATACAGACGGAACCGTGAATGGTGACCCTGATGGAAACGCAGACCCAATCGCGCACAAATAA
- a CDS encoding TIGR04283 family arsenosugar biosynthesis glycosyltransferase produces MRSITHATLLSEVLSIHRQQSAFGQQLKHTSRSYVAILSSAENVKLSIIIPTLNEAAAIGKLLAYLRQHTSPETELIVADGGSTDATTHIAEEMGALVLRCRPRGRAPQMNAGATAASGDILYFLHADTFPPEGFELQLRQAVQHGNGSGCYRLKFDLPHWFLRANAWFTRFDVDALRFGDQSLFVRRGVFLQCGGFDERLTLLEDQEIIRRLRRVAPFVVLPQQVVTSARKYKEHGVLRLQAVYYLIYGLYRSGVSQRRLLKVYKWLLS; encoded by the coding sequence ATGAGAAGTATAACGCATGCCACTTTGCTTTCAGAGGTGTTATCCATCCACCGGCAACAAAGTGCATTCGGCCAACAACTAAAGCACACCTCCCGCTCGTACGTAGCCATACTTTCATCCGCAGAAAACGTGAAGCTCAGCATCATCATACCCACTTTAAACGAAGCAGCCGCTATCGGAAAACTGCTGGCTTATTTGCGGCAACACACGAGCCCTGAAACAGAGCTTATTGTGGCGGATGGAGGAAGCACAGACGCCACCACGCACATCGCAGAGGAAATGGGCGCGCTGGTGCTGCGCTGCAGGCCCCGGGGGCGTGCCCCGCAGATGAACGCAGGCGCCACAGCCGCGTCGGGCGACATCCTGTACTTTCTGCACGCTGATACATTTCCGCCCGAAGGCTTTGAGTTGCAGTTGCGGCAAGCTGTTCAACACGGGAATGGCAGTGGCTGCTACCGCCTGAAGTTCGACTTGCCGCATTGGTTTCTGAGAGCAAATGCCTGGTTCACGAGATTCGATGTGGATGCGCTCCGCTTCGGGGACCAGAGCCTGTTTGTGCGGCGCGGGGTATTTTTGCAGTGCGGTGGGTTTGATGAGCGGCTCACCTTGCTGGAGGATCAGGAGATCATCAGACGCCTGCGCCGGGTAGCCCCTTTTGTGGTGCTGCCGCAGCAGGTGGTTACCTCGGCGCGCAAGTATAAGGAGCATGGTGTCCTCCGACTGCAGGCAGTATACTATCTGATCTACGGTCTTTACCGCTCGGGCGTAAGCCAGCGCCGCCTCCTGAAGGTGTACAAGTGGCTGCTATCCTAG
- a CDS encoding S9 family peptidase yields MNIIKNRSARRAASRLLCLLLLGGAAPVALAQGGQDTNTGYQRPPETIASIIEAPNTPSVSISAKGDWMLLLESPGYPSIEEVSAPESRLAGLRINPATNGQSRGYYYNGLTLKKVSNGEEFQIKGLPQNAQLSNITWSPDEKSIAFTNTKANGIELWMADLGTRQAKKLTDAVLNDAYSGSPFEWLADSKTLVVKFVDEKRGEMPKVPTAPAGPTVQQNLGKVKPSRTYQDLLKNRYDEQLFDYYMQSQLKLVSLDGKQQPIGEAGIIKGVETSPDGQYLLVQTIQKPYSYLVPHYNFPYKVEVWNRNGQKVKELAQLPLAEDIPIAFDAVAKGPRGYNWRPDEPATLYWAEAQDEGDANKEAAVRDHVYMLQAPFNAKPTQIAATKYRYRGMNWGDDMAIVNERWWKNRMERSVLIDPTKPSKAGVVLIERSYEDNYTDPGSPVFTKNKYGRSVLLTDKKKQNIYMISEGGSPEGNRPYVSEFNLKSKKADILWRSEAPYYERPVDIIDLKDKKIITRRESENDPPNYFVRDMDDKKLTQITKFPHPNPQLEGVQKQMLQYKREDGVNLTAILYLPKDFKKGDAPLPMLLWAYPREFKDAASAGQVKSSPYEFTRISWGSPLFWVTQGYAILDRTDIPIVGEGDAQPNDTYVKQLVSSAKAAIDEVVKMGVVDPKRVAVGGHSYGAFMTGNLLAHSDLFAAGIARSGAYNRTLTPFGFQAEERTYWDAPEVYFQMSPFSFANKVNEPILLIHGEADNNSGTFPIQSARFYNALKGHGATARLVFLPAESHGYRAKESVLHMLWEMDQWLDKYVKNRPVQ; encoded by the coding sequence ATGAACATCATCAAAAACAGATCAGCCCGACGGGCGGCCTCGCGCCTGCTGTGCCTGCTGCTCCTGGGTGGCGCGGCGCCTGTCGCCCTGGCACAGGGAGGGCAGGACACCAACACAGGATACCAGCGCCCGCCCGAAACCATCGCGTCCATTATCGAGGCACCAAACACACCATCGGTTAGCATCAGCGCAAAAGGTGATTGGATGCTGCTGCTCGAAAGCCCAGGCTACCCAAGTATAGAAGAGGTGTCGGCGCCGGAAAGCCGATTGGCTGGTTTGCGCATTAACCCGGCCACCAACGGGCAGAGCCGTGGCTACTATTACAATGGGCTCACCCTGAAAAAGGTAAGCAATGGCGAGGAGTTCCAGATCAAAGGGCTGCCACAGAACGCGCAGCTGTCCAACATCACCTGGTCGCCGGACGAGAAATCCATCGCTTTCACAAACACGAAGGCCAACGGCATTGAGCTGTGGATGGCGGACCTGGGCACCAGGCAAGCCAAGAAATTGACCGATGCCGTGTTGAATGATGCCTACAGCGGCAGCCCGTTTGAGTGGCTGGCCGACAGCAAAACGCTGGTGGTGAAGTTTGTGGATGAGAAGCGTGGCGAGATGCCAAAAGTGCCGACTGCGCCTGCCGGCCCGACGGTACAGCAGAACCTGGGCAAGGTAAAGCCATCGCGCACCTACCAGGATTTGCTGAAGAACCGCTACGACGAGCAGCTGTTTGATTACTACATGCAGTCGCAGCTGAAGCTGGTGTCGCTGGATGGGAAGCAGCAGCCGATAGGGGAGGCAGGTATCATAAAAGGCGTGGAAACTTCGCCGGACGGGCAGTACCTGTTGGTGCAAACCATCCAGAAGCCATACTCTTACCTGGTGCCGCATTATAATTTCCCTTACAAGGTGGAAGTATGGAACCGTAACGGACAGAAAGTAAAGGAGCTGGCGCAACTGCCGCTGGCCGAGGATATCCCGATTGCGTTTGATGCCGTAGCCAAAGGCCCTCGCGGCTACAACTGGCGCCCTGATGAGCCTGCCACCCTTTATTGGGCCGAGGCACAGGACGAGGGAGACGCGAACAAAGAGGCTGCCGTGCGCGACCACGTGTACATGTTGCAGGCCCCTTTCAACGCGAAGCCAACACAGATTGCCGCTACCAAGTACCGCTACCGTGGCATGAACTGGGGCGATGACATGGCCATTGTGAACGAGCGCTGGTGGAAAAACCGCATGGAGCGCAGCGTACTAATTGACCCAACCAAACCTTCTAAAGCCGGCGTGGTGCTGATTGAGCGCTCTTACGAGGACAACTATACCGATCCGGGCTCACCTGTTTTCACCAAGAATAAGTATGGCCGCAGCGTTTTGCTGACGGATAAAAAGAAGCAGAACATCTACATGATTTCCGAAGGCGGCTCGCCGGAGGGAAACCGTCCGTACGTGAGCGAGTTCAACCTGAAGTCGAAGAAGGCGGATATTCTCTGGCGATCAGAGGCGCCCTACTACGAGCGCCCGGTGGATATTATCGACCTGAAGGACAAAAAGATCATCACCAGAAGAGAGTCTGAGAACGACCCGCCGAACTACTTCGTGCGCGACATGGACGACAAGAAGCTGACGCAGATCACGAAGTTCCCGCACCCGAACCCGCAACTGGAGGGCGTGCAAAAGCAGATGCTGCAGTATAAGCGCGAGGATGGCGTGAACCTGACGGCCATTTTGTACTTGCCGAAAGATTTCAAGAAAGGCGATGCACCGCTTCCGATGTTGTTGTGGGCGTACCCGCGTGAGTTTAAGGATGCCGCCTCTGCCGGCCAGGTGAAAAGTTCTCCCTACGAGTTTACCCGCATCAGCTGGGGCTCACCGCTGTTCTGGGTAACGCAGGGTTACGCCATACTTGACAGAACCGACATTCCGATTGTGGGCGAAGGCGATGCCCAGCCAAACGACACCTATGTAAAGCAGCTGGTGTCCAGCGCGAAAGCGGCCATCGACGAGGTGGTGAAAATGGGTGTGGTTGATCCGAAGCGCGTGGCCGTGGGTGGCCATTCCTACGGTGCCTTCATGACGGGTAACCTGCTGGCGCACTCCGACCTGTTTGCCGCTGGTATCGCCCGAAGCGGCGCCTACAACCGCACACTCACGCCATTCGGTTTCCAGGCAGAGGAGCGCACCTACTGGGATGCCCCGGAAGTATACTTCCAGATGTCGCCGTTCTCGTTTGCGAACAAAGTGAACGAGCCGATCCTGCTCATTCACGGCGAGGCCGACAACAACTCCGGCACTTTCCCTATCCAGAGCGCGCGCTTTTACAACGCCTTGAAAGGCCACGGTGCCACAGCCCGCCTGGTGTTTCTGCCGGCTGAAAGCCACGGCTACCGCGCCAAAGAGTCGGTGCTGCACATGCTGTGGGAGATGGACCAGTGGCTGGATAAGTATGTGAAGAACCGTCCGGTACAGTAA